A stretch of Roseofilum reptotaenium CS-1145 DNA encodes these proteins:
- a CDS encoding heavy metal translocating P-type ATPase: MQVVPQTPVPQDSMPLETLTLDVTGMKCAGCVQAVERQLIQQPGVRSACVNLVTAVAAVEYESGAVNGTQLAEKLTESGFPSQLRSPENLGNSSLSPQHRYQQELKAHQKELAIAASLLLLSFTGHGFHDLPLLSSMAFHWGLATLALLFPGRNIIIEGARGLWNNSPNMNSLVGLGAIAAYTTSTIALLVPQTGWECFFDEPVMLLGFILLGRTLEARARSQAAADLSALLALQPKRAHLIPVGSTPDETPVDIAAETVKVGEWLRVLPGERFPVDGRVVGGETTVNESMITGEAIPVPKQAGDLVSAGTVNDSGLITLETTRIGSDTTLGQIIQWVENAQTRKAPIQQLADTVAGYFVYGIMTIATLTFLFWELLGVQLWPHVLAIGETPYSPVLLSLKLAIAVLVIACPCALGLATPTAILVGTGIGAKQGILIKGGQALQQLNAIDVISFDKTGTLTQGSPVVTDCIPNPALGWSSDRLLGTAAAVEQGTNHPLARAILDAAQKQELTLPSAESFQTFPGYGVQAWVEQQRVQLGTPEWLAQQDVILPANTEEIDQLAQEGKTVVAIALNGQWAGWLGIIDPLRPQARETLETLRQMGLSVMMLTGDRQATAHAVGEKLGLSQDEIQAEVKPEAKAEAIARLQKSARVAMVGDGINDGPALAQADVGIALQSATEVAMDTAQLVLIGDRLADIPHAIALGRDTFSKIRQNLFWAFAYNILAIPLAAGVFLPQFGILLSPATAGAFMAFSSVSVVTNSLLLRRRYPT, encoded by the coding sequence ATGCAAGTCGTTCCCCAAACACCAGTCCCCCAAGACTCGATGCCCCTCGAAACCCTAACCTTAGATGTGACGGGAATGAAATGTGCCGGATGCGTCCAAGCTGTAGAACGGCAACTGATTCAACAGCCAGGAGTCCGGTCTGCTTGTGTTAATTTAGTGACGGCTGTAGCGGCAGTAGAATATGAGAGTGGCGCGGTCAATGGGACTCAATTGGCTGAAAAGCTAACAGAATCAGGATTTCCCAGCCAACTACGATCGCCGGAAAATCTCGGAAATTCCTCCCTTTCTCCCCAACACCGGTATCAACAGGAACTTAAAGCACATCAAAAAGAATTGGCGATCGCCGCCTCTTTATTGCTGTTATCCTTTACCGGCCATGGATTTCACGATTTACCCCTTCTGAGTTCCATGGCGTTTCACTGGGGTTTAGCCACCCTTGCTCTCCTCTTTCCCGGACGAAACATCATTATCGAAGGGGCGCGGGGATTATGGAACAATAGCCCCAATATGAATAGTTTAGTCGGCTTAGGGGCGATCGCTGCCTACACCACCAGCACCATTGCCCTACTCGTTCCCCAAACGGGATGGGAATGCTTCTTTGACGAACCAGTGATGCTCCTGGGTTTTATTCTCCTCGGTCGTACCCTAGAAGCCAGAGCCAGAAGCCAAGCTGCCGCCGATCTCAGTGCCCTCTTAGCCCTACAGCCCAAACGAGCGCACCTGATTCCCGTCGGTTCAACGCCGGATGAAACCCCCGTTGATATTGCGGCTGAAACCGTGAAAGTGGGGGAATGGTTGCGAGTATTACCCGGAGAACGCTTTCCCGTGGATGGGCGCGTCGTCGGTGGAGAAACCACGGTCAACGAAAGTATGATTACCGGGGAAGCGATCCCCGTACCCAAGCAGGCGGGAGATTTGGTTAGTGCGGGAACGGTCAATGATTCCGGACTCATCACTCTGGAAACAACCCGCATTGGCTCAGATACAACCTTAGGTCAAATTATCCAATGGGTGGAAAATGCCCAAACCCGTAAAGCGCCCATTCAACAACTGGCCGATACGGTAGCTGGTTATTTTGTTTACGGCATTATGACGATCGCCACGTTAACCTTTCTCTTCTGGGAACTGTTGGGCGTGCAACTTTGGCCCCATGTACTAGCAATTGGGGAAACCCCCTATTCTCCCGTCCTACTGAGCTTAAAATTGGCGATCGCCGTTTTAGTCATCGCTTGTCCCTGCGCCCTAGGGTTAGCCACTCCCACCGCCATCTTAGTCGGTACAGGAATTGGCGCAAAACAAGGCATTCTGATCAAAGGTGGACAAGCTCTACAACAACTGAACGCCATCGACGTAATCAGTTTTGACAAAACCGGAACTCTCACCCAAGGCAGTCCCGTAGTCACCGATTGTATCCCCAATCCGGCCCTAGGTTGGAGTAGCGATCGCCTCCTGGGAACTGCGGCAGCCGTCGAACAAGGCACAAACCATCCCCTCGCCCGTGCTATTTTAGATGCAGCCCAAAAGCAGGAACTCACCTTACCCTCGGCGGAAAGCTTCCAAACCTTTCCCGGTTACGGCGTTCAAGCCTGGGTAGAGCAACAACGGGTACAGTTAGGAACCCCCGAATGGCTAGCGCAACAAGATGTTATTTTACCCGCGAATACTGAAGAAATTGACCAACTTGCCCAAGAGGGTAAAACCGTCGTAGCGATCGCCCTTAATGGCCAATGGGCTGGATGGTTAGGGATTATCGATCCCCTGCGTCCCCAAGCAAGGGAAACCCTGGAAACTCTCCGGCAGATGGGCTTAAGCGTGATGATGCTAACCGGCGATCGCCAAGCAACCGCCCACGCTGTGGGTGAAAAACTGGGACTGAGTCAGGACGAAATTCAGGCAGAAGTGAAACCCGAAGCCAAAGCCGAGGCGATCGCTCGGTTACAAAAATCCGCCCGTGTTGCCATGGTGGGAGATGGCATTAACGATGGGCCTGCCTTAGCTCAAGCCGATGTGGGAATTGCTCTACAGAGTGCTACTGAAGTAGCTATGGATACAGCACAACTGGTGTTGATCGGCGATCGGCTCGCCGACATTCCCCACGCGATCGCCCTCGGTCGAGATACCTTTAGCAAAATTCGCCAAAATCTCTTTTGGGCCTTTGCCTACAATATCCTTGCCATCCCCCTAGCTGCGGGGGTGTTTCTGCCGCAATTCGGTATTCTCCTCTCTCCAGCCACTGCGGGTGCATTCATGGCCTTTAGCTCCGTCAGTGTCGTCACCAACTCTCTGCTGTTGCGCCGACGTTACCCAACTTGA
- the tmk gene encoding dTMP kinase, whose amino-acid sequence MIVEPLERFSPGLGKLIVFEGIEGAGKTTQIQQTSDWLRSWLSQEVLITREPGGTPLGERLREVLLGDSWIYDTPELLLYAADRAQHIQAFIQPALKAGKIILCDRFTDSTLAYQGYGRGLSLDLIHQLNQIATQGIQSDVTLWLDVDVETGLKRMRQRASADRMEQEDLAFHHRVQQGFESLSHTYPERMIRIDANLPEDRVQAQIRTALKIRMNG is encoded by the coding sequence ATGATTGTAGAACCATTAGAGCGTTTTTCCCCTGGGTTAGGCAAGTTAATTGTATTTGAAGGAATTGAGGGTGCAGGAAAAACAACCCAAATCCAGCAAACCTCAGATTGGCTAAGGTCTTGGCTCTCTCAAGAAGTCCTGATCACCAGGGAACCCGGAGGTACACCTTTGGGTGAACGGTTACGAGAGGTGTTATTGGGGGATAGTTGGATTTATGATACTCCAGAGTTGTTACTCTATGCAGCCGATCGCGCCCAACATATCCAAGCGTTCATCCAACCGGCACTGAAGGCAGGCAAAATTATTTTATGCGATCGCTTCACCGATTCGACCCTTGCTTATCAGGGCTACGGTCGTGGTTTAAGTTTAGACTTAATCCATCAACTCAATCAAATTGCTACACAAGGTATCCAAAGTGATGTCACCTTATGGTTGGATGTCGATGTGGAAACCGGACTTAAACGAATGCGCCAAAGGGCATCAGCCGATCGCATGGAACAAGAAGATCTGGCCTTTCATCATCGCGTCCAACAGGGCTTTGAGAGTCTGTCCCACACCTATCCAGAGCGCATGATTCGTATTGATGCCAATTTGCCCGAAGATCGGGTACAAGCTCAGATTCGGACTGCCCTTAAAATCAGAATGAACGGTTAA
- a CDS encoding DUF1622 domain-containing protein, which yields MKWIHHVEEAFSGFIGIIQLAFEMIAVFCILLGLVQTLRLAIQLLPQMKLMPQGNSDTPFVLLRIKLGSWLALALEFQLGADILATTVAPSWESLGKLGAISIIRTFLNYFLNQELVEQVELREKLNEQSQLKSGE from the coding sequence ATGAAATGGATACATCATGTTGAAGAAGCCTTTAGTGGCTTCATTGGAATCATTCAACTAGCCTTTGAGATGATCGCTGTATTTTGCATTCTCCTTGGTTTGGTGCAAACTCTGCGATTAGCGATCCAGCTACTGCCTCAAATGAAGCTGATGCCACAAGGGAATTCGGATACTCCTTTTGTACTGCTGCGAATTAAATTGGGGTCTTGGTTGGCGTTGGCGCTGGAGTTTCAGCTAGGGGCGGATATTTTAGCGACAACCGTTGCGCCGAGTTGGGAAAGTTTGGGAAAATTGGGAGCGATCTCGATTATCCGAACATTCCTCAATTATTTCTTGAATCAGGAATTAGTGGAACAAGTGGAATTACGAGAGAAACTCAATGAGCAAAGCCAGTTAAAATCTGGAGAATAG
- a CDS encoding glycosyltransferase — MDIFVFLEIFSLEGGIQSYVKDILSSYTQLCAQDPDQRAEVYLLRDKAGCDNPFEGEPGLKFYYFKKEQAWLGRIHLASTLFLHLLQKRPRRVFCGHVYLAHLIQLLCKPLGIPYTVLTYGKEVWEPLAPKYYNALQKAEWVWTISRYSRDRTSINNQVDRQKFELLPCAIDGDVFTPGPKNLELVQTYQLENAKVLMTVARLWSGDIYKGVDVTIRALPKIAHAIPDVKYLVIGRGDDRPRLEKLAEDLGVSDRIVFAGFVPDEALVDHYRLADAYIMPSQEGFGIVYLEAMACGVSVLSGDNDGSADPLEDGRLGWQVPYRDPEAVATACIEILQGGDLRCDGSWLREQALSGFGKPAFTQRLAQLLHN; from the coding sequence ATGGATATATTTGTTTTTTTAGAAATCTTTAGCCTGGAAGGAGGTATCCAATCCTATGTTAAAGATATTCTCAGCAGTTATACACAACTGTGCGCTCAAGACCCCGATCAAAGGGCTGAAGTTTACCTGTTGCGAGATAAAGCGGGATGTGATAATCCTTTTGAGGGTGAACCGGGTCTGAAGTTTTATTACTTCAAAAAAGAACAAGCTTGGTTAGGTCGAATTCATTTAGCCAGTACGCTCTTTCTTCATTTACTCCAAAAACGACCCCGTCGCGTGTTTTGTGGCCATGTGTATTTAGCGCACTTGATACAACTGTTGTGCAAACCTTTGGGCATTCCTTATACGGTATTAACCTATGGTAAAGAAGTGTGGGAACCTTTAGCGCCGAAATATTACAATGCCCTCCAAAAAGCGGAATGGGTTTGGACGATTAGCCGTTATAGTCGAGATCGGACGAGTATCAATAATCAAGTCGATCGCCAGAAATTTGAGCTGCTTCCCTGTGCGATCGATGGGGATGTGTTTACCCCAGGGCCTAAAAATCTGGAGTTAGTGCAAACTTACCAGCTAGAGAATGCCAAAGTGTTGATGACTGTTGCTCGGTTGTGGAGTGGAGATATTTATAAAGGGGTTGATGTGACTATCCGAGCGTTGCCTAAAATTGCCCACGCTATCCCAGATGTGAAGTATTTGGTGATTGGACGGGGAGACGATCGCCCCCGGTTAGAGAAATTAGCTGAGGATCTGGGGGTGAGCGATCGCATCGTCTTCGCTGGTTTTGTGCCTGATGAGGCCCTTGTCGATCACTATCGTCTTGCCGATGCTTATATTATGCCATCCCAAGAAGGCTTTGGTATTGTATATCTTGAAGCGATGGCTTGCGGTGTATCCGTATTATCAGGGGATAATGATGGTTCCGCCGATCCCCTGGAAGATGGGCGTTTGGGGTGGCAAGTCCCCTACCGAGATCCGGAAGCGGTGGCAACAGCATGTATCGAAATTCTGCAAGGGGGCGATCTCCGCTGTGACGGTTCCTGGTTACGGGAGCAAGCTCTCTCTGGGTTTGGAAAACCGGCCTTTACCCAACGGTTAGCTCAACTTCTCCATAACTGA
- a CDS encoding element excision factor XisI family protein codes for METRIQPILTEDHEWISGSSNLARARCLVFDETHDQYLWMFLGWEGKKKIRNIHVHIPIKNEKIDIEKDWKEEGIVNELLLRRNFLIFLFHRLALN; via the coding sequence ATCGAGACTCGAATTCAACCAATTTTAACTGAAGATCATGAATGGATCTCTGGTTCATCGAACCTTGCTCGAGCAAGGTGTTTGGTATTTGATGAAACTCACGATCAATATCTTTGGATGTTTCTGGGGTGGGAAGGGAAGAAGAAAATCAGAAATATTCATGTTCATATTCCGATTAAAAATGAGAAAATTGATATTGAAAAAGATTGGAAGGAAGAAGGAATTGTTAATGAGCTATTGCTTAGAAGGAATTTTTTAATTTTCTTGTTCCATAGACTTGCTCTAAACTAG
- a CDS encoding FHA domain-containing protein → MTETSAQSNQNHLLIIEDDKGRREFTLEAPVYSIGRHEQSDIRLYSQFVSRRHATLVRLPKEDGNYYYRIVDGNLKGKGSANGIMVNGKKVPTHDLKNEDEIVFGPQVRASYYLLVRESVVTTPASDEFDITLISPGMMGEEDM, encoded by the coding sequence ATGACCGAAACTTCTGCTCAATCTAACCAAAATCATCTCCTCATTATTGAAGACGATAAGGGACGGCGAGAATTTACACTCGAAGCCCCGGTTTACTCCATCGGTCGCCATGAACAGAGCGATATTCGCCTATATTCCCAGTTCGTCTCTCGTCGCCATGCGACCCTAGTCCGGTTACCCAAAGAAGACGGAAATTACTATTACCGCATCGTTGACGGTAATCTTAAAGGCAAAGGAAGCGCTAACGGGATTATGGTCAATGGTAAAAAAGTCCCCACCCATGACCTCAAGAATGAAGATGAAATTGTCTTCGGCCCCCAAGTAAGAGCTAGTTATTATCTATTAGTCCGGGAAAGTGTGGTCACAACTCCCGCATCAGATGAATTCGATATTACCTTAATTAGCCCCGGTATGATGGGCGAAGAAGATATGTAG